A stretch of the Artemia franciscana unplaced genomic scaffold, ASM3288406v1 PGA_scaffold_1180, whole genome shotgun sequence genome encodes the following:
- the LOC136041223 gene encoding histone H4 — protein MTGRGKGGKGLGKGGAKRHRKVLRDNIQGITKPAIRRLARRGGVKRISGLIYEETRGVLKVFLENVIRDAVTYTEHAKRKTVTAMDVVYALKRQGRTLYGFGG, from the coding sequence ATGACAGGAAGAGGAAAAGGAGGAAAGGGGCTTGGAAAAGGAGGCGCAAAACGTCATCGCAAAGTTCTTCGTGACAATATCCAGGGTATCACAAAGCCAGCAATTAGAAGACTGGCTCGCCGTGGTggtgtaaaacgtatatctggcctaatttacgaggaaaccagaggtgttcttaaagtttttctagAAAATGTTATTCGCGATGCTGTCACCTACACAGAACATGCCAAGAGAAAGACTGTAACTGCTATGGATGTAGTCTACGCTCTGAAGCGTCAAGGTCGTACATTGTATGGCTTTGGTGGTTAA
- the LOC136041219 gene encoding histone H2B: MAPKTSGKAAKKAGKAQKNISKTDKKRKRKRKESYAIYIYKVLKQVHPDTGVSSKAMSIMNSFVNDIFERIAAEASRLAHYNKRSTITSREVQTAVRLLLPGELAKHAVSEGTKAVTKYTSSK, encoded by the coding sequence ATGGCTCCAAAAACTTCAGGAAAAGCAGCAAAGAAAGCTGGTAAGGCGCAGAAAAACATTAGTAAAACTGATAAGAAAAGGAAACGAAAGAGGAAGGAAAGCTACGCCATTTACATTTACAAAGTTCTCAAGCAAGTGCATCCCGACACTGGTGTTTCTAGCAAGGCAATGAGCATCATGAATAGCTTTGTCAACGATATCTTTGAAAGGATTGCTGCGGAAGCCTCTCGTCTAGCTCACTACAACAAGAGGTCCACCATCACTAGCAGAGAGGTTCAAACTGCTGTGAGGCTGCTCCTACCCGGAGAACTTGCCAAGCATGCTGTTAGTGAAGGCACCAAAGCTGTAACAAAATACACAAGCTCCAAATAA
- the LOC136041257 gene encoding histone 24-like has product MITKSIADLKERGGSSRQAILKYIMANFQVGNDAKVVNMHLKQALKRCLANGIVINPKGTGVTGSFKLAKPIKAENPKAGKPTKPTAKKTSVKKTDKPTAVKKSTSSKKATKPMAGSKKPVKTFKKPTVAKKAVAAKKSTPKKGPSVKKAPAKKVASKKSVAKKPAKK; this is encoded by the coding sequence ATGATCACCAAATCCATTGCTGACCTGAAAGAACGCGGGGGATCTAGCCGTCAGGCcattctcaaatacataatgGCCAATTTTCAGGTTGGCAATGATGCCAAAGTTGTGAATATGCATCTTAAGCAAGCTTTGAAGCGCTGCCTTGCAAATGGAATTGTTATAAATCCCAAAGGTACTGGCGTAACTGGTTCTTTCAAGCTTGCAAAGCCTATCAAGGCCGAAAACCCCAAGGCTGGAAAGCCTACCAAGCCCACAGCTAAGAAGACCTCAGTCAAGAAAACAGACAAACctactgcagttaaaaagtcaacttcATCCAAAAAGGCTACCAAGCCAATGGCTGGTAGCAAGAAACCTGTAAAGACTTTCAAGAAACCCACTGTTGCCAAAAAAGCAGTAGCAGCAAAGAAGTCGACACCTAAGAAGGGGCCATCAGTCAAGAAAGCTCCCGCCAAGAAAGTGGCATCTAAAAAGTCAGTGGCTAAGAAACCAGCGAAAAAGTAA
- the LOC136041215 gene encoding histone H3, with protein MARTKQTARKSTGGKAPRKQLATKAARKSAPATGGVKKPHRYRPGTVALREIRRYQKSTELLIRKLPFQRLVREIAQDFKTDLRFQSSAVMALQEASEAYLVGLFEDTNLCAIHAKRVTIMPKDIQLARRIRGERA; from the coding sequence ATGGCTAGGACAAAACAAACTGCGAGAAAATCAACTGGTGGAAAGGCACCTAGGAAGCAGCTTGCGACCAAGGCTGCAcgtaagtcggctcctgctactGGTGGGGTAaaaaaaccacacagatacaggccCGGAACCGTAGCCCTGAGAGAGATTCGTCGTTATCAAAAGAGTACcgaactcttaataaggaaattgcccttccagagacttgtgcgagagattgcccaggatttcaaaactgacCTGAGGTTCCAGAGTTCGGCTGTGATGGCCCTACAAGAAGCCAGCGAGGCGTATCTAGTTGGACTTTTTGAAGATACCAACTTGTGTGCCATTCACGCCAAGAGGGTGACCATCATGCCAAAAGATATTCAACTTGCCCGTCGTATCCGTGGCGAGAGAGCTTAA
- the LOC136041211 gene encoding histone H1-delta-like, which yields MSEVEAQVAPTSVESQSMASPAKKEKKAKAPKPAKVAKPKGDKKAKAPANHPKYTEMITKSIADLKERGGSSRQAILKYIMANFQVGNDAKVVNMHLKQALKRCLANGLVINPKGTGVTGSFKLAKPIKAENPKAVKPTKPTAKKTSVKKTAKPTAVKKSTSSKKATKPMAGSKKPVKTFKKPTVAKKAVAAKKSTPKKGPSVKKAPAKKVASKKSVAKKPAKK from the coding sequence ATGTCTGAAGTTGAAGCTCAAGTGGCACCAACATCTGTAGAATCCCAGAGCATGGCTTCACCAgccaagaaggaaaagaaagcaaaggCTCCAAAACCAGCTAAGGTTGCAAAACCTAAAGGGGATAAAAAAGCCAAGGCACCAGCAAACCACCCAAAATACACCGAAATGATCACCAAATCCATTGCTGACCTGAAAGAACGCGGGGGATCTAGCCGTCAGGCcattctcaaatacataatgGCCAATTTTCAGGTTGGCAATGATGCCAAAGTTGTGAATATGCATCTTAAGCAAGCTTTGAAGCGCTGCCTTGCAAATGGACTTGTTATAAATCCCAAAGGTACTGGCGTAACTGGTTCTTTCAAGCTTGCAAAGCCTATCAAGGCCGAAAACCCCAAGGCTGTAAAGCCTACCAAGCCCACAGCTAAGAAGACCTCAGTCAAGAAAACAGCCAAACctactgcagttaaaaagtcaacttcATCCAAAAAGGCTACCAAGCCAATGGCTGGTAGCAAGAAACCTGTAAAGACTTTCAAGAAACCCACTGTTGCCAAAAAAGCAGTAGCAGCAAAGAAGTCGACACCTAAGAAGGGGCCATCAGTCAAGAAAGCTCCCGCCAAGAAAGTGGCATCTAAAAAGTCAGTGGCTAAGAAACCAGCTAAAAAGTAA
- the LOC136041256 gene encoding histone H2A has product MSGRGKGGKVKGKAKSRSNRAGLQFPVGRIHRLLRKGNYAERVGAGAPVYLAAVMEYLAAEVLELAGNAARDNKKTRIIPRHLQLAIRNDEELNKLLSGVTIAQGGVLPNIQAVLLPKKTEKPAKA; this is encoded by the coding sequence ATGTCAGGAAGAGGAAAGGGTGGAAAAGTGAAGGGAAAGGCAAAGTCCCGTTCAAACAGGGCAGGTCTCCAATTCCCAGTGGGAAGGATCCACCGTCTTCTGAGAAAGGGCAACTATGCGGAGCGAGTTGGTGCAGGCGCACCCGTTTACCTTGCAGCGGTGATGGAGTATTTGGCTGCCGAGGTCCTTGAGCTTGCTGGTAATGCTGCAcgagataacaaaaaaactcgTATCATTCCTCGTCACCTTCAGCTTGCCATTAGAAACGATGAAGAACTCAACAAGCTTCTGTCGGGGGTCACCATTGCCCAAGGAGGCGTTTTGCCCAATATTCAAGCAGTCCTTCTACCAAAGAAGACTGAAAAACCGGCAAAGGCTTAA